In Pedobacter heparinus DSM 2366, the following are encoded in one genomic region:
- a CDS encoding SusC/RagA family TonB-linked outer membrane protein, protein MTKIITQFTRRVFTGSVFLLMIGYNANAQEPNSQDSTKNLSLGNQDQEIKVLYGSKSKRYITGAVSSISGDVLSNIPGTNRLSALSGRLPGLSIIQGKATPGAESISYQIRGFHNLNGSDSPWIIVNGRVDDASQIEPNDIESITILKDAAATALYGMNASQGIILVTTKRGKVGKLKINYNVESTFQQPTRMPKFLDAYNYAVLYNEAQLNDNPIAVPKYNATALQAYKDGSNPYLYPNVDWSDELVKDHSLQIRNNVNVSGGSDNAKYYFSASYLTDDGIFNTDKSINTYSTNSNLDLINVRASVDLKITKNLKIFADLRSKRDKRNAPGAYNTLFDENLFNSIYATPSNAYPMKNADGSLGGNITYQNNPYGGLNYAGYNNIVGASMSSFAELDYDFNSLLKGLTLKARLGFSSISSFYTNRAKNFAVYSLNPAGSATPYTQLGATTVIVPGGAYINRNRIYDHSLAANYHRVFGNHNISSMLMYERQQFDTNSGDGNVANSGRQTKNYQGPKGSVSYRFKDRYLLDIAASYMGNEQYPEGDRYGFFPAVSAGWIVSDESFMKGSLIDFLKIRGSYGRTGNVAPGDLNFSYYGSYAVAAGYGAYFGTTPTASSGVYQSQIANPLVTWEKTLKSNAGLDIALLNNKFNASFDYFNEETKDILISGDITVMYGGGSTTSVPSGIFKNKGFEVQAGWTDKIKDFQYSVTANYSFAKNKVIENGEVEKQYSWMQTIGNPLQTRMGYVFDRFYTETDNIASLPSQSSLGTQKPGDLKYKDLNGDGIINENDITVIGKARIPQSNFGLNLGAQYKGFDLNVFFHGTQGGTTYNSGRTYYAFVGQTGNALEHHLGRWTPGSGQSATYPRLSLTNTNNTAVSSYWVKDNSFVRLKYAELGYTLPARLVGKIGITGTRIFVNGNNLFLWDEVKLKDPEMENPVGYPLLRSFSVGLNVKF, encoded by the coding sequence ATGACTAAAATAATTACTCAATTTACCAGACGAGTCTTTACAGGAAGCGTGTTTCTGCTGATGATTGGTTATAATGCCAACGCACAGGAGCCGAATTCACAAGACTCAACCAAAAATTTATCACTTGGTAACCAGGACCAGGAGATTAAAGTTCTTTACGGATCTAAGTCGAAGAGGTATATTACAGGTGCCGTCTCTTCTATTTCAGGAGATGTGTTAAGTAATATTCCCGGTACTAACCGGCTAAGTGCGTTGTCAGGTCGTTTACCGGGTCTTTCAATAATCCAGGGTAAAGCTACTCCTGGAGCTGAGAGTATTTCGTACCAGATTCGGGGCTTTCATAATCTAAATGGTTCGGATTCACCCTGGATAATTGTTAACGGCAGGGTGGATGATGCAAGCCAGATTGAACCTAACGATATTGAAAGTATCACCATACTGAAGGATGCAGCGGCTACAGCTTTATACGGCATGAACGCTTCACAAGGCATTATACTTGTAACCACTAAGCGGGGTAAAGTAGGAAAATTAAAGATTAATTATAATGTTGAATCGACCTTTCAGCAACCAACCAGAATGCCTAAATTCCTCGACGCTTATAATTATGCAGTGCTTTATAATGAAGCACAACTAAATGATAATCCGATTGCTGTGCCGAAATACAATGCTACAGCACTACAGGCTTACAAAGATGGAAGCAATCCTTACTTGTATCCGAATGTGGATTGGTCTGATGAACTGGTGAAGGACCATTCATTGCAAATTCGAAATAATGTAAATGTAAGTGGTGGTTCGGATAATGCAAAGTATTATTTTTCAGCAAGCTATCTCACGGATGATGGTATCTTTAATACGGATAAAAGTATAAATACATACAGCACTAACTCTAATCTTGATCTTATTAATGTAAGGGCTAGTGTTGATCTGAAAATAACCAAAAATCTGAAAATATTTGCAGACCTCCGTTCAAAAAGGGACAAGCGTAATGCCCCGGGAGCCTACAATACACTTTTCGACGAAAACCTTTTTAATTCAATATACGCAACCCCGTCTAATGCTTATCCGATGAAAAATGCTGATGGTTCATTGGGTGGAAATATTACTTATCAGAATAACCCTTATGGAGGGCTTAATTACGCTGGCTATAATAACATTGTCGGAGCTTCGATGTCATCATTCGCTGAATTGGACTATGATTTTAACAGCTTATTGAAGGGATTGACGCTCAAAGCCAGACTCGGTTTTTCCAGTATATCATCATTTTATACAAACCGTGCCAAGAATTTTGCAGTATATTCACTAAATCCTGCCGGTTCCGCCACGCCTTATACTCAACTTGGAGCAACTACTGTAATCGTACCAGGTGGCGCATATATTAATCGGAACCGGATCTATGACCATTCATTAGCAGCGAATTATCACAGGGTTTTTGGCAATCATAATATCAGTTCAATGCTGATGTATGAACGGCAGCAATTTGATACTAATTCTGGTGATGGCAATGTTGCAAACTCGGGAAGACAAACTAAAAATTACCAGGGGCCAAAGGGAAGCGTATCATACCGGTTTAAAGATAGGTACCTGTTGGATATTGCAGCTTCTTATATGGGAAATGAGCAATATCCTGAAGGTGACCGCTATGGCTTTTTTCCTGCGGTATCTGCAGGCTGGATTGTTTCAGATGAATCTTTCATGAAAGGAAGTTTAATTGATTTCTTAAAGATCAGAGGCTCATACGGAAGAACCGGAAACGTTGCGCCAGGAGACTTGAATTTTAGCTATTACGGTTCTTATGCTGTTGCGGCAGGATATGGTGCTTATTTCGGTACTACTCCCACAGCAAGTTCTGGTGTATATCAAAGCCAGATAGCCAATCCTCTGGTCACCTGGGAAAAGACACTGAAATCTAATGCAGGATTGGATATAGCCCTGTTAAATAATAAGTTTAATGCTTCTTTTGATTATTTCAATGAAGAAACTAAAGATATTCTTATTTCCGGTGATATTACAGTGATGTACGGAGGCGGAAGTACTACTTCGGTTCCTTCCGGCATTTTCAAGAACAAGGGGTTTGAGGTTCAGGCAGGATGGACAGACAAGATCAAAGATTTTCAGTATTCTGTAACAGCCAACTATTCTTTTGCAAAAAATAAAGTTATAGAAAACGGTGAGGTAGAAAAGCAGTATTCTTGGATGCAAACGATAGGAAATCCTTTACAAACCCGAATGGGATATGTTTTTGACCGGTTCTATACCGAAACCGACAACATTGCAAGTTTACCCAGCCAGTCATCACTGGGCACACAGAAACCGGGTGATCTGAAGTATAAGGATCTGAATGGTGATGGAATAATTAATGAGAACGATATTACCGTTATTGGCAAGGCCAGAATACCACAAAGTAACTTCGGATTGAACCTTGGAGCTCAGTACAAAGGGTTTGATTTGAATGTGTTCTTTCATGGAACGCAAGGAGGTACAACCTATAATTCAGGCCGTACTTATTATGCATTTGTTGGACAAACGGGAAATGCGTTGGAGCATCACCTTGGCAGATGGACTCCTGGGTCGGGGCAATCAGCGACGTACCCTCGATTAAGTCTGACTAATACGAATAATACCGCAGTTAGTTCATACTGGGTAAAAGATAACTCTTTTGTAAGGCTTAAATACGCAGAATTGGGGTATACACTCCCAGCCAGGCTTGTAGGAAAGATCGGAATAACCGGCACACGGATTTTTGTAAATGGCAATAATTTATTCCTATGGGATGAGGTCAAACTAAAAGATCCGGAAATGGAAAATCCGGTAGGCTATCCATTGCTGCGCTCTTTTAGTGTAGGCCTTAATGTGAAATTTTAA
- a CDS encoding FecR family protein gives MNRKEAQELFDRYTANLCTPEERAIVERWYAKESDLQQLPEVKDVIGAKNEIWDGVLKQAGLAEPARKSPLRIWISSAAAVFILMAAGFYFYISKFSPAPLDKQQTITDVMPGGDKAVLTLADGSTIILDQAKKGILASEGNTSVSKTDNGQLKYDVMKNGPGTKTAVTYNTVSTPKGGQYHVILPDGTGVWLNAVSSIKFPTSFANKERNVEITGEAYFEVKANAASPFIVKAGETNVRVLGTHFNVMAYADEVSVNTTLLEGRVKVFAGKNASTIMPGQQAVTAKGMINVANVDVEEAIAWKNGYFYFKDADVKTVMRQISRWYDVDVEYKGTDSETAFSGKMHRNVNISKVLEMLSYFKIDYKIIDSRFHKGKKTIVIN, from the coding sequence ATGAATAGGAAAGAAGCGCAGGAGTTATTTGACAGGTATACAGCAAATTTATGTACTCCGGAAGAAAGAGCAATTGTAGAACGATGGTATGCTAAAGAGTCAGATTTGCAGCAATTACCGGAAGTTAAAGATGTAATTGGGGCAAAAAATGAAATATGGGATGGTGTTTTGAAGCAGGCTGGTTTAGCTGAGCCAGCCCGGAAATCGCCATTAAGAATCTGGATCAGTTCTGCTGCTGCAGTGTTCATTTTAATGGCTGCAGGCTTCTACTTTTATATTTCAAAGTTTAGCCCGGCACCTTTAGATAAACAGCAAACGATTACTGATGTGATGCCCGGCGGTGATAAAGCAGTACTGACGCTGGCTGATGGTTCGACTATTATTTTAGACCAGGCAAAAAAAGGCATACTTGCTAGTGAGGGCAATACATCGGTAAGTAAAACAGACAATGGCCAGTTGAAGTATGATGTGATGAAAAATGGACCTGGTACTAAAACTGCCGTTACCTACAATACAGTGAGCACACCAAAAGGTGGGCAATATCATGTCATTCTTCCGGATGGTACCGGCGTTTGGCTAAACGCCGTTTCATCTATAAAGTTTCCTACGTCATTTGCGAATAAAGAAAGAAATGTGGAGATTACAGGGGAAGCTTATTTTGAAGTAAAAGCAAATGCAGCTAGCCCTTTTATTGTAAAGGCCGGAGAAACCAATGTGCGGGTATTGGGTACTCATTTTAATGTGATGGCCTACGCAGATGAAGTGTCCGTAAATACTACTTTGCTGGAAGGCAGAGTTAAGGTTTTTGCAGGTAAAAATGCAAGTACAATTATGCCAGGACAGCAGGCTGTAACGGCAAAGGGTATGATCAATGTGGCCAATGTTGATGTTGAAGAGGCCATTGCCTGGAAAAATGGCTATTTTTACTTTAAAGATGCTGATGTGAAAACGGTGATGCGACAGATTTCAAGATGGTATGATGTAGATGTGGAATATAAAGGAACTGATTCTGAAACTGCATTTTCCGGAAAAATGCATAGAAATGTAAATATATCGAAGGTGCTTGAAATGTTGAGCTATTTTAAGATTGATTATAAAATAATAGATTCTAGATTTCATAAAGGTAAAAAGACCATAGTGATTAACTAA
- a CDS encoding SusC/RagA family TonB-linked outer membrane protein: MKLITLLITIAFIHISIKGYGQITLNQKNAALGKIFQTIEKQTGYVFLYTDKELTRIKIDIQVKNAPIEVTLKECFKNLPYTFKIVENNILLKKEDDIVVLPETAAAGSEIQLQGTVSDDKGAALPGATIRVEHSSIGTIAGLDGTFTLQVPDAKVMLIFSYVGFVTKKVRLNGLARMEVSLTEDAAAFAEIQVVGYGIQKRANVVGAISNINMKELRKAAPSNLSNALGGRVPGIISRMGDGTPGGVQNRFSNGNADDAQIYLRGRASMNNTSALVLIDGVEGSLSRINPEDIEQFSVLKDASATAVYGVRGANGVILITTRKGSIGAPKIGITSQIRMQKVLDFPNFLRSYDFAMLNNEARKNQGLPEIYSAEDLEHYRTGDDPYGWPDVDWKEVLLKDQFYEQQYVGNVYGGTERVSYYLSGEYNQSGGAFIENKEKNTQYRYRRYNLRTNFDFKITKTTDLGVKLNGRLNDLHYPLKGESSGQRVTGPGWSDITARAPLTAPVYNPNGTYANGGSDLPGNPVAEYMEGGFAQRLQSGLESNFTLNQKLDFVTPGLSFRGLFAANFGSGSAKALNSRSAEIWAYDKITKTYTLMFGAGIPTYTLGSNFSDFNRIQQVEAALNYDKAIGMNHKITAMGIATQTTKEASFIVPTIFKGMAGRLTYAYKDKYLAEGNVGYNGSDAFSKSKRYAFFPSGALGWVASEESFIKDNVKFLDFLKFRGSYGEVGNDRLGFGYSNLYIYSFRNPLAAETPGTSTTVNGYYSLGTTPNQILPILEGTLGNPNVTWEVARKADIGVEAKLFKSRLSFEADVFLEKRNDILINRFDIPLISGLVPAKLPALNAGKATNKGYELSLSYSDNIGGFGFTVGGNYTFVRNTIDYMAETPKKYPWQEQTGKQIGMLAPQFIWTGKFYSEEDLTNNAVPKPVAKVWAGELMFKDLNGDGKIDSDDKAYTGYGQIPEKIFGINLNMDYKNFYLNTFWQGASNVVINPTAGMRLEYAGYGYNVQEFHKEDRWVYDPSRGLDTRATAKYPLLMLGGAPQTRELSTFHVLNGEYLRLKAAEFGYTFPKTLITKLHIADLRVFVSGSNLLTFSHLKRYHIDPEYLGNNIPGQMVAGQGEANGLGSGAWSPQNKFYAFGLNVTF; the protein is encoded by the coding sequence ATGAAATTAATAACGTTATTGATAACCATAGCTTTTATTCATATCAGTATCAAAGGATACGGTCAGATTACGCTGAACCAGAAAAATGCAGCACTGGGAAAAATATTTCAGACGATTGAAAAGCAAACGGGTTATGTGTTTTTGTATACAGATAAAGAGCTGACCAGGATAAAGATTGATATACAGGTAAAAAATGCGCCGATTGAGGTAACGCTGAAGGAATGCTTCAAAAACCTGCCTTATACCTTTAAGATCGTTGAAAACAATATCCTGCTTAAAAAAGAGGATGACATTGTCGTATTGCCTGAAACAGCTGCTGCCGGATCGGAGATCCAATTACAGGGAACGGTGAGTGATGATAAAGGTGCGGCCCTGCCTGGCGCAACGATAAGGGTGGAGCACAGCAGCATTGGCACAATTGCCGGTTTAGACGGTACATTTACCCTCCAGGTTCCGGATGCGAAAGTGATGCTGATTTTTTCGTATGTGGGTTTTGTGACAAAAAAAGTAAGACTTAACGGACTGGCCAGAATGGAGGTGAGCCTGACGGAGGATGCGGCTGCTTTTGCAGAAATCCAGGTGGTGGGTTATGGTATTCAGAAAAGAGCCAATGTGGTAGGAGCCATTTCCAATATTAACATGAAGGAACTTAGAAAAGCAGCACCATCAAATTTGAGCAATGCGCTCGGGGGCCGTGTTCCTGGTATAATTAGCAGAATGGGAGATGGAACACCAGGGGGTGTGCAGAATAGATTCTCGAATGGAAACGCTGATGATGCCCAAATTTATTTACGCGGAAGAGCCAGTATGAACAATACAAGTGCCCTGGTCCTGATCGATGGTGTGGAAGGTTCCTTGTCCAGAATAAATCCGGAAGATATTGAGCAGTTCAGTGTGCTGAAAGATGCATCTGCAACAGCAGTTTACGGTGTACGAGGGGCTAATGGCGTGATCCTGATCACGACCAGAAAAGGTAGCATAGGGGCACCAAAGATCGGTATAACCAGCCAGATCAGGATGCAAAAGGTATTGGATTTTCCGAATTTTCTAAGATCCTATGATTTCGCAATGTTAAATAACGAGGCTCGTAAAAATCAGGGTCTTCCTGAAATTTATTCAGCGGAAGATCTGGAGCATTACCGTACCGGTGATGATCCTTATGGCTGGCCGGATGTTGACTGGAAAGAAGTATTGCTGAAAGACCAGTTTTATGAACAACAGTACGTTGGAAATGTTTACGGTGGGACAGAACGGGTATCCTATTATTTATCCGGTGAGTATAACCAGTCGGGTGGCGCGTTCATTGAAAATAAAGAGAAGAATACACAGTATAGGTACAGACGTTATAATCTTAGGACCAACTTTGATTTTAAGATCACTAAAACTACTGATCTGGGTGTGAAATTGAATGGCAGGTTGAATGACCTTCATTACCCACTAAAAGGTGAAAGTAGCGGACAGCGGGTAACTGGTCCCGGATGGAGCGATATTACGGCAAGAGCCCCGCTCACTGCCCCGGTATACAATCCTAACGGTACTTATGCAAATGGTGGTTCGGACCTGCCGGGTAACCCTGTGGCTGAGTATATGGAGGGCGGTTTTGCCCAGCGGCTGCAAAGCGGTCTGGAATCCAACTTTACGCTGAACCAGAAGTTGGATTTTGTAACACCCGGGCTTTCATTCAGGGGCTTATTTGCTGCGAACTTTGGATCGGGCAGTGCAAAAGCATTAAATTCAAGGAGTGCTGAGATCTGGGCGTATGATAAAATTACCAAGACCTATACATTAATGTTTGGGGCTGGAATTCCAACCTATACACTGGGTAGTAATTTCAGTGATTTCAACCGTATACAACAGGTTGAAGCTGCCTTGAACTATGATAAGGCGATTGGCATGAACCACAAAATAACCGCCATGGGCATTGCTACCCAGACCACCAAAGAGGCTTCGTTCATTGTTCCTACTATTTTCAAAGGAATGGCAGGCAGGCTTACCTATGCTTATAAGGATAAATACCTTGCTGAAGGAAATGTAGGCTATAATGGTTCTGATGCATTTAGTAAATCGAAACGTTATGCATTTTTTCCTTCCGGTGCCCTTGGATGGGTAGCTTCAGAAGAAAGTTTTATAAAGGATAATGTTAAGTTTCTGGATTTTCTGAAGTTCAGGGGCTCCTATGGTGAAGTAGGGAATGACAGGCTCGGTTTCGGATACAGCAACTTGTATATCTATTCATTTAGAAACCCGCTCGCGGCTGAGACTCCCGGTACCTCTACTACAGTTAACGGCTATTATAGCCTGGGAACTACACCTAATCAAATCCTTCCGATCTTAGAAGGAACGTTGGGAAATCCAAACGTGACCTGGGAGGTTGCCCGCAAGGCAGATATCGGGGTGGAGGCAAAATTGTTTAAAAGCCGTCTCAGCTTTGAAGCAGATGTATTTCTGGAAAAGCGTAATGATATTCTGATCAACAGATTCGATATACCGTTGATTTCTGGTTTAGTACCAGCAAAGCTTCCTGCATTGAATGCCGGAAAGGCAACAAACAAAGGATATGAATTATCGCTTAGTTATTCTGACAATATTGGTGGCTTTGGTTTTACAGTAGGGGGTAATTATACTTTTGTCCGCAATACCATCGATTACATGGCTGAAACGCCGAAGAAATACCCATGGCAGGAACAGACGGGCAAACAAATTGGCATGCTTGCACCTCAATTTATCTGGACGGGTAAATTTTACAGTGAAGAGGATTTGACCAATAATGCTGTTCCCAAACCGGTTGCAAAAGTTTGGGCCGGCGAACTGATGTTTAAAGATCTGAATGGCGATGGTAAAATTGACTCAGATGATAAGGCATATACTGGTTATGGTCAGATTCCGGAGAAGATATTTGGCATTAACCTGAATATGGATTACAAGAATTTTTATTTGAATACGTTCTGGCAAGGTGCATCCAACGTGGTCATTAACCCTACTGCCGGGATGCGGCTTGAATATGCTGGTTATGGATACAATGTTCAGGAGTTCCATAAAGAAGATCGTTGGGTATATGATCCTTCCCGCGGATTGGATACGCGGGCAACGGCAAAATATCCCCTATTGATGCTCGGAGGCGCACCGCAAACCAGGGAGCTTTCTACCTTTCATGTGCTGAATGGCGAGTATTTACGTTTGAAAGCAGCTGAATTTGGGTATACTTTTCCTAAAACCCTAATCACAAAGCTTCATATAGCAGACCTGAGAGTGTTTGTAAGTGGTTCAAATCTGCTGACTTTCTCTCATTTAAAGAGATATCACATCGATCCTGAATATCTTGGAAACAATATACCGGGTCAGATGGTTGCTGGTCAGGGTGAGGCCAATGGACTTGGATCCGGAGCTTGGTCGCCCCAAAATAAATTTTATGCCTTTGGGCTTAACGTTACTTTTTAA
- the ettA gene encoding energy-dependent translational throttle protein EttA, with protein MDEKIIFSMAGVNKIYPPQKQVLKNIYLSFFYGAKIGVIGLNGSGKSSLLKIIAGLDKSFQGEVVFSPGYTVGYLAQEPELDENKTVREVVEEGVAEITAILKEYEEVNEAFGLEENYSDPDKMDKLMARQGELQDKIDAVNAWELDAKLERAMDALRCPDPETKIAVLSGGERRRVAMCRLLLQEPDVLLLDEPTNHLDAESIDWLEQFLKNYKGTVIAVTHDRYFLDNVAGWILELDRGEGIPWKGNYSSWLDQKAKRLAQEEKTESKRQKTLERELEWVRMAPKARHAKSKARLSNYDKLASEDSKEREDKLELFIPAGPRLGNVVIEANNVTKAYGDKILFENLSFSLPPAGIVGIIGPNGAGKTTLFRLITEQETPDSGTFRVGETVALGYVDQMHNDLDPNKTVYENITDGLDNIQLGNKAVNGRAYVSKFNFNGGDQQKKVGILSGGERNRVHLAITLKRGANVLLLDEPTNDIDVNTLRSLEEALENFGGCAVVISHDRWFLDRICTHILAFEGESQVYFFEGNYSDYEENRKKRLGDVTPHRIRYKKLV; from the coding sequence ATGGACGAAAAGATTATATTTTCGATGGCAGGGGTAAATAAGATTTACCCACCACAGAAACAAGTTTTAAAGAACATTTATCTTTCCTTTTTTTACGGCGCCAAAATTGGCGTAATCGGCTTAAACGGATCCGGTAAATCTTCTCTTTTAAAAATTATAGCCGGGTTGGATAAATCCTTCCAGGGAGAAGTTGTTTTCTCTCCAGGTTATACCGTTGGCTATCTGGCCCAGGAACCAGAACTGGATGAAAATAAAACCGTAAGGGAGGTTGTAGAAGAAGGCGTTGCCGAAATAACAGCTATCCTGAAAGAATATGAGGAAGTCAATGAAGCATTCGGCTTAGAGGAAAATTATTCCGATCCCGATAAGATGGATAAATTAATGGCCCGCCAGGGTGAACTGCAAGATAAAATAGATGCAGTGAACGCCTGGGAGTTAGATGCCAAACTGGAACGTGCCATGGACGCATTACGCTGCCCGGACCCTGAAACCAAAATTGCGGTATTATCAGGAGGTGAACGCCGCCGTGTGGCCATGTGCCGCCTGCTGCTCCAGGAACCGGATGTATTGTTACTGGATGAGCCTACCAACCACCTGGATGCAGAAAGCATCGACTGGCTGGAACAATTCCTGAAAAATTATAAAGGAACTGTTATTGCAGTAACACACGACAGGTACTTCCTGGATAATGTTGCCGGATGGATCCTTGAGCTCGACAGAGGCGAAGGCATTCCCTGGAAAGGAAATTACTCTTCCTGGTTAGACCAAAAAGCCAAGCGCCTGGCCCAGGAAGAAAAAACAGAAAGCAAACGCCAGAAAACGCTGGAACGTGAACTGGAATGGGTACGTATGGCGCCAAAAGCCAGACATGCAAAGTCTAAGGCCCGTTTATCCAATTACGACAAGCTGGCTTCAGAAGACTCCAAAGAAAGGGAAGACAAACTGGAACTCTTTATCCCTGCAGGTCCAAGACTAGGTAACGTCGTAATCGAAGCCAATAATGTAACCAAAGCCTATGGCGATAAGATCTTGTTTGAAAACCTGAGCTTTTCTTTGCCTCCTGCAGGTATCGTAGGTATCATTGGTCCAAATGGTGCCGGTAAAACTACCTTATTCAGATTAATTACCGAACAGGAAACTCCCGATAGCGGCACTTTCCGCGTGGGTGAAACAGTTGCATTGGGCTATGTAGACCAGATGCACAACGATCTTGACCCCAATAAAACTGTTTATGAGAACATCACAGACGGACTTGATAATATCCAGTTGGGCAACAAAGCGGTAAACGGCAGAGCTTACGTATCCAAGTTCAATTTCAATGGTGGCGACCAACAGAAAAAAGTAGGAATATTATCCGGTGGAGAGCGTAACCGCGTACACCTGGCCATTACCTTAAAAAGGGGGGCAAATGTATTACTGTTGGATGAGCCTACCAATGATATCGATGTAAATACATTACGTTCGCTGGAAGAAGCACTGGAAAACTTTGGTGGCTGTGCAGTAGTAATTAGTCACGACCGCTGGTTCTTAGACCGTATCTGTACACACATTCTCGCTTTTGAGGGTGAATCACAGGTTTACTTTTTTGAAGGAAACTACAGCGATTATGAGGAGAACCGCAAGAAACGTCTGGGCGATGTAACCCCACATCGCATCAGGTATAAAAAACTGGTATAA
- a CDS encoding RNA polymerase sigma factor — MRTVKSYTDQELLDCLKSGDQQAFAEIYNRYWKVMYFHALKMLGDEDDAKDLAQELFATLWTKGTNLPFNSNLSGYLYITARNKIINLIQQKKVRRDYLSALSAFAEEAGNGTVEQIDEKELLLIVEKEIQNLPVKMRQVFELSRKQFLSHKEIATQLGISDKTVKKQIGYAIRMIKLKLDVLTRITIILFFLK; from the coding sequence ATGCGGACCGTCAAATCATACACTGACCAGGAACTGCTTGATTGTCTAAAATCAGGGGACCAGCAGGCTTTTGCTGAAATTTATAACAGGTACTGGAAAGTGATGTATTTTCATGCTTTGAAGATGCTGGGCGATGAAGATGATGCAAAGGACCTGGCACAGGAACTTTTTGCTACTTTATGGACCAAAGGAACCAATCTTCCCTTTAACAGCAACCTTTCTGGTTATCTGTATATCACTGCAAGAAATAAGATCATTAACCTGATCCAGCAAAAAAAGGTAAGGCGAGATTATTTAAGTGCCTTATCTGCGTTTGCTGAAGAGGCAGGTAATGGGACTGTTGAGCAAATTGACGAAAAGGAATTGCTGCTGATCGTAGAAAAGGAGATTCAGAATCTGCCTGTTAAAATGCGCCAGGTTTTTGAATTGAGCCGAAAACAATTCTTATCCCATAAAGAAATTGCAACCCAACTGGGGATATCTGATAAAACGGTGAAAAAACAGATCGGATACGCAATAAGGATGATTAAACTGAAACTGGACGTATTGACAAGGATAACCATCATATTATTCTTTTTAAAATAA